The genomic window AGAGATGTGGATTAATCCATCGATACCTTCTTCGATTTCAACAAAAACGCCGAAGTTAGTCATGTTTTTAACAGTTGCTTTGTGCTTGCTTCCAACTGGGAATTTAGCCGCAACTTCTTGCCATGGATCGTTAGATAATTGTTTAATACCTAAGCTCATTTTGCGCTCGTCTCTGTCTAAAGTTAAAACTTCAGCTTCGATTTCATCACCAACTTTTAAGAATTCTTGTGGATTTCTTAAGTTTTGTGACCAGCTCATTTCAGAAACGTGGATTAAACCTTCAACACCTGGGATGATTTCTAAGAAAGCACCGTAATCTGCAACAGTTACGATTTTTCCTTTTACTTTAGAACCAACTTGGATATCGGTACTTAAGTTCTCCCAAGGGTGTGGAGTTAATTGTTTTAAACCTAGAGCGATACGTTTTTTCTCATCATCGAAATCTAAAACAACCACGTTGATTTTTTCATCTAATGATAATACTTCTTTTGGATGCTCTATGCGGCCCCAAGAAATATCAGTAATGTGAAGTAAACCATCAACACCACCTAAATCGATGAACACACCGAAATCAGTAATGTTTTTAACAGTACCTTCCAATACCTGACCTTTTTCTAATTTAGAAACGATCTCTACTTTTTGGCTTTCTAAATCGTCTTCGATTAACACTTTATGAGAAACGACTACGTTTTTAAACTCATGGTTAATTTTAACAACTTTGAATTCCATTGTTTTACCCACGTATACATCGTAATCGCGGATTGGTTTAATATCAATTTGAGATCCTGGTAAGAAAGCTTCAACGCCCATGATATCAACAATTAAACCACCTTTAGTACGGCTCTTAACGAAACCGTTGATGATTCTATCATTTTCAAGAGCCTCGTTAATTGCTTCCCATGATCTTTGGGTTTTTGCTCTTTTGCGAGAAAGGATCAATTGACCGTTAGCATCTTCTGGTGCTTCAACGAAAACGTCAACTGAATCGCCGATTTTAAGATCTGGTGTATCACGGAATTCTGAAGTAGAAACTAAACCGTCTGATTTGAAACCTACGTTTAATACTACATCTTTGTTGTTGATTGAAACAACGATACCGCTGATGATTTCACCTTTAGTGATCTGATTGAATGTTCCAGCATACATATCTTCAAACTTTTTACGGTCTGCATCATTGTAATTACCGAAAACTTTTTCATCTGCATCCCAATCGAAATCTTCCGATGGTGTAGCCAATGATGATTTGATCGATTCGATCGAAACTGAATCAGCTTCTGATTCAATAGTTTCTTTTTCAGTTAGGCGTCCGCCTTCTCCCTGAAGTTCAGCTGTTTTAGCTGCTAATTCTTTTTCTGCTACTTGTTTTTTAGCCATTAATTAATTATCTCCTTTTTTCCCTATTTAGGGACTGCAAAGGTAAAACTTTTTTTAATTATAGAAAAGATTTTTTTAATAAATCTTGCTGATTTTTAGCTCTTTATAATTCCCCTCCCTTGGAGGGGTGTCTGAAAGGTGAGGTGGTTTTTTCAGTTTACCACATGTTTTTCCAAAATGTAGCTGTTTTATTTTAGCGTTTAATCGCTTAGTTATGCTAATTATTTGAAAATGAGCACCCCGTATTTCTTCGGGAGCAGCAGCCCTGCTATCGCTTATAGTCCTCACTACGCTGCGGGCTATTCCGCTCCATCAGGTTTAAAAACAAGGGCTGTGCACAAATACCTACCAAACGTTCCTACAGAACGAAACACAAATAACATCGGTTATTTGCTACCTAGCAAGCGTCCCGATGGGACGGCACGTAAATTTGCTAAAGTTACCGGCTCGGCTTCAATTTGCAAATCGCCCAATTAGGCGGCGTGTGGTTATTTGTTATGACTAAGCGTCCCATAGGGACGATTCATTGGTAGAAAAAAAGTTTCGTAGGAACGTTTGATATGATTTTGGAAATTCTATTTTTTCGTAAAAGTCCCTCGCGTAAAACCTTCGCCAATTAATGTTTGATCATCTCTGATTAATAGCATTATGGTGTTCTGTTGATCGTAAAGTTTGATCATATCACCCTCAATAACGTATTTCGAGGTGAAAATGGAATCAGTATAAGCATCGGTAACGGTTACCGAATCTTTCGATTTAAAATTGAAGGTTTTGTATTGTATATCTTCATTGCTGGCAAAGGTACCTGTTACCACTTTTGCCTGTATAAAAGTAATGTAGCAGAAATACCCGGTTACCAGAATTACGATTACCGAAAAACCGATCAAAAATTTATTGCCGCTGGCATATTTGATCGAAAAGTATAAAATGGTAATCAGTATTAAGGCCACAACCGCAAAAAAGATAACGTTCGTATAATCTTTGTTTTCTTGAGGTACCGATGCTGCAATGCTTGTTTTTTCGGCTGCTGCTTTTACAGGAGAAATCCTGACTAAAAACTCTTTACTCACCCATCCTTCACCATTGGTAACCTTAATTTTATAGAAGCTTGTATTTGATGAATCAATTACGGCAACATTTTCATCTTTAGGCAGGTATCCCACAATTTTGCTTTTCGGGTCAGCTTGTTGCCTTACGCGTAAATCGTCGGCAGTAACACGATACATGTCGGCGCTTGCTGCAGTTTGTAGGGTAGTAGCAGGCTGCGGAGTATTTGCCTGAGGAGTTGCTGGTTTAGCAGCAGGAGCAATTTTTTCGATGAAATCTTTGCTTACCCAGCCTTCGCGGTTTTTAAACTTTACTTTGTAGAATTTGGCATTGTTGGCATCTAAAACCGTAATGTTTTCATTTTGAGCAATATTTCCAATAACCTTACTTTTCGGATCGCTACTTTCCCTTACACGCAATTTATCTGCCTTAACACGATACGTTTCTTGTGCATTTAAACGGTTAGTAAAAATAAAAAGAGCGATGAGGAGGAAGAAAATTCTAGTCATAAGTATTGGATTCTGCGAAACAGTTTAATGGGTAATTGCAAACACGCTATAAGCAAAGACCGTGCTAAGTGTTTCAAAATTAGAAAATACTTTTAATAGCTGAGGATAAGATTGAAAAAAGGGTACAAATCGACTCCATTTATAGTATTACGCCCTGTAGCTCACTTTTTTTGATAAAACCAATGTACCTAGAGTC from Flavobacterium sp. W4I14 includes these protein-coding regions:
- a CDS encoding uncharacterized protein YgiM (DUF1202 family) (product_source=COG3103; cath_funfam=2.30.30.40; cleavage_site_network=SignalP-noTM; cog=COG3103; pfam=PF08239; smart=SM00287; superfamily=50044; transmembrane_helix_parts=Outside_1_3,TMhelix_4_20,Inside_21_195,TMhelix_196_215,Outside_216_224,TMhelix_225_244,Inside_245_326) — encoded protein: MTRIFFLLIALFIFTNRLNAQETYRVKADKLRVRESSDPKSKVIGNIAQNENITVLDANNAKFYKVKFKNREGWVSKDFIEKIAPAAKPATPQANTPQPATTLQTAASADMYRVTADDLRVRQQADPKSKIVGYLPKDENVAVIDSSNTSFYKIKVTNGEGWVSKEFLVRISPVKAAAEKTSIAASVPQENKDYTNVIFFAVVALILITILYFSIKYASGNKFLIGFSVIVILVTGYFCYITFIQAKVVTGTFASNEDIQYKTFNFKSKDSVTVTDAYTDSIFTSKYVIEGDMIKLYDQQNTIMLLIRDDQTLIGEGFTRGTFTKK
- a CDS encoding hypothetical protein (product_source=Hypo-rule applied; smart=SM01273; superfamily=101931), which translates into the protein MSTPYFFGSSSPAIAYSPHYAAGYSAPSGLKTRAVHKYLPNVPTERNTNNIGYLLPSKRPDGTARKFAKVTGSASICKSPN
- a CDS encoding small subunit ribosomal protein S1 (product_source=KO:K02945; cath_funfam=2.40.50.140; cog=COG0539; ko=KO:K02945; pfam=PF00575; smart=SM00316; superfamily=50249; tigrfam=TIGR00717); the protein is MAKKQVAEKELAAKTAELQGEGGRLTEKETIESEADSVSIESIKSSLATPSEDFDWDADEKVFGNYNDADRKKFEDMYAGTFNQITKGEIISGIVVSINNKDVVLNVGFKSDGLVSTSEFRDTPDLKIGDSVDVFVEAPEDANGQLILSRKRAKTQRSWEAINEALENDRIINGFVKSRTKGGLIVDIMGVEAFLPGSQIDIKPIRDYDVYVGKTMEFKVVKINHEFKNVVVSHKVLIEDDLESQKVEIVSKLEKGQVLEGTVKNITDFGVFIDLGGVDGLLHITDISWGRIEHPKEVLSLDEKINVVVLDFDDEKKRIALGLKQLTPHPWENLSTDIQVGSKVKGKIVTVADYGAFLEIIPGVEGLIHVSEMSWSQNLRNPQEFLKVGDEIEAEVLTLDRDERKMSLGIKQLSNDPWQEVAAKFPVGSKHKATVKNMTNFGVFVEIEEGIDGLIHISDLSWSKKVNHPNEFTKVGDVLDVVVLELDVDNRKLSLGHKQLEENPWDTFETIFTLDSVHQGTVVKVTDKGAVIALPYGVEGFVPTKHMVKEDGTSVKAEETNDFKIIEFNKEAKRIVVSHARIWEEVKAEAVAEERATKKKEAKAAVTAVKKVKDSVEKSTLGDLDVLAQLKSQLEGEESKAKKG